Proteins from a genomic interval of Streptomyces fodineus:
- a CDS encoding lysozyme, translating into MSLQRGRTRLILTGVLTGLLLILSSPAAQPASAGGVPVRGSAYMGMGVLAHDGRAAGADDPSNINRASQIEGVDVSGYQGNVAWSTLWSSGVKWAYAKATEGTSYTNPYFTQQYNGPYNVGMIRGAYHFATPDTSGGVTQADHFLAHGGGWSKDGKTLPGVLDIEWNPYGASCYGKSKSDMVAWIRDFLNRYKSRTGRDAIIYTATSWWTQCTGNYGGFAASTPLWIARYATEPGALPTGWSYHTMWQYTSTGKTVGDHDCFNGSLDRLKALATG; encoded by the coding sequence ATGTCCCTCCAGCGCGGCCGTACGCGCCTGATCCTCACGGGCGTCCTGACCGGCCTCCTCCTCATCCTGTCCAGCCCCGCGGCCCAGCCCGCCTCGGCCGGGGGCGTACCCGTGCGCGGCAGCGCGTACATGGGCATGGGCGTCCTCGCCCACGACGGACGCGCCGCGGGCGCCGACGATCCGTCCAACATCAACCGGGCGAGCCAGATCGAAGGCGTGGACGTCTCCGGCTACCAGGGCAACGTCGCCTGGTCGACCCTGTGGAGCAGCGGGGTCAAATGGGCGTACGCGAAGGCCACCGAGGGGACGTCCTACACCAACCCGTACTTCACCCAGCAGTACAACGGCCCGTACAACGTGGGCATGATCCGAGGCGCGTACCACTTCGCGACCCCGGACACCTCCGGCGGTGTCACTCAGGCCGACCACTTCCTGGCGCACGGCGGCGGCTGGTCCAAGGACGGCAAGACCCTGCCCGGCGTGCTCGACATCGAGTGGAATCCGTACGGGGCCAGCTGTTACGGCAAGTCCAAGAGCGACATGGTCGCCTGGATCCGCGACTTCCTGAACCGCTACAAGTCCCGCACCGGCCGGGATGCCATCATCTACACGGCGACCAGCTGGTGGACGCAGTGCACCGGAAACTACGGCGGCTTCGCGGCGAGCACCCCGCTCTGGATCGCCCGTTACGCCACGGAGCCCGGGGCGCTGCCGACCGGCTGGTCATACCACACGATGTGGCAGTACACCTCCACCGGCAAGACCGTCGGTGACCACGACTGCTTCAACGGCTCCCTGGACCGTCTGAAGGCCCTGGCAACCGGCTGA
- a CDS encoding DUF6234 family protein produces MNLPVAPPAFDATNGPRRHDRADTGADIGAGCGLVFLELTVLVADFGLWFLSGFNLDAAKTVKADSLWGYLVAAAGVAAFALVAALVAARARAIVTVVSQLVMAVVITAVVAAGALAQSHDDASRDAGRSCHTLPAAPRCG; encoded by the coding sequence ATGAACCTCCCCGTCGCCCCACCGGCGTTCGACGCCACCAACGGCCCCCGGCGCCACGACCGCGCCGACACCGGTGCCGACATCGGGGCCGGGTGCGGTCTGGTGTTCCTGGAACTGACGGTCCTGGTCGCGGACTTCGGGCTCTGGTTCCTGTCCGGGTTCAACCTCGACGCGGCCAAGACCGTCAAGGCCGACTCGCTGTGGGGCTACCTGGTCGCGGCGGCGGGAGTCGCCGCCTTCGCCCTGGTCGCGGCCCTGGTAGCCGCCCGCGCCCGGGCGATCGTGACCGTCGTCAGCCAGCTCGTCATGGCCGTCGTGATCACCGCCGTGGTCGCGGCGGGCGCCCTGGCCCAGTCCCACGACGACGCCTCGCGCGACGCCGGACGGTCCTGCCACACCCTGCCGGCCGCACCGCGCTGCGGCTGA
- a CDS encoding 5'/3'-nucleotidase SurE: protein MPRGRFLPPAALLLCAGVLTTPTATAAPPAATAPRPLRILLTNDDGYDAPGIRMLYDRLTAAGHDVTIVAPLTNQSGAGTRLSSAPTIGVRHPQPKVWAVDGSPADAVGFALAAVFAHGAPDLVVSGTNSGPNLAAMATLRARWAPP from the coding sequence GTGCCTCGCGGACGTTTCCTCCCGCCTGCCGCCCTCCTGCTGTGTGCCGGCGTCCTCACCACCCCCACCGCCACGGCCGCGCCGCCCGCCGCGACGGCGCCGCGCCCGCTGCGCATCCTGCTGACGAACGACGACGGTTACGACGCCCCCGGCATCCGCATGCTGTACGACCGCCTCACCGCCGCCGGGCACGACGTGACGATCGTCGCGCCGCTGACGAACCAGAGCGGAGCGGGGACCCGGCTCTCCAGCGCGCCCACGATCGGCGTACGGCACCCACAGCCCAAGGTGTGGGCGGTCGACGGCTCACCGGCGGACGCGGTGGGCTTCGCTCTCGCCGCCGTGTTCGCCCACGGCGCCCCGGACCTCGTGGTGTCGGGGACGAACTCCGGTCCCAACCTCGCGGCGATGGCGACCCTTCGGGCACGGTGGGCGCCGCCGTGA
- a CDS encoding MFS transporter has product MPLPTEDLRPTTAPAAPESRQRGLMTLLLVANASMYAVYMGVGSVLLPTQVAAIDPHHKVALLGLIGGVSAVFATACNPVAGALSDRSGRRSPWVLGGALASLAGLAFLGGVRTALLVGIAWCLVQATTNVYQAAVTAIVPDRIPPARRGTASALVGLALPVGGTLGVLIAAGTAGHLSAGYPALGLVAAAAAVLLTALCRDVPRKRDAVPAPALPRRRRAAVFLSALSSSDFRWAFIGRALMVLGYFSVVGYQLYILDDHISLPKGLSAADAMAVLTPVSMAAMAVSTMVGGLLSDRWNRRKVFVGVSAALAGVVMVVPVVAPTWPGMLVFSTLNGLAFGCFMAVDTAVVTLVLPRAEDAARDLGVLNIANAGPQIVAPFVASAVVATLGGYTPLFLFGGALSLLGALAILPVRGVR; this is encoded by the coding sequence ATGCCCCTGCCGACCGAAGATCTCCGGCCCACCACCGCGCCGGCCGCACCCGAATCCCGGCAGCGGGGGTTGATGACGCTGCTGCTCGTCGCGAACGCGTCGATGTACGCGGTGTACATGGGAGTCGGCTCCGTTCTGCTGCCCACCCAGGTCGCCGCGATCGACCCGCACCACAAGGTGGCGTTGCTGGGCCTGATCGGCGGGGTCAGTGCGGTGTTCGCGACCGCCTGCAATCCGGTCGCCGGTGCGCTCTCCGACCGTTCGGGGCGCCGCAGCCCCTGGGTGCTCGGTGGAGCGCTGGCCTCGCTGGCGGGTCTGGCCTTCCTGGGCGGTGTGCGCACGGCGCTGCTGGTGGGCATCGCGTGGTGCCTGGTCCAGGCGACCACGAACGTCTACCAGGCCGCCGTCACCGCCATCGTGCCCGACCGGATCCCACCGGCCCGCCGGGGCACGGCCTCCGCCCTGGTGGGGCTCGCGCTGCCGGTGGGCGGCACGCTCGGTGTCCTGATCGCGGCCGGAACCGCCGGCCATCTCTCCGCGGGGTATCCGGCCCTGGGGCTCGTGGCCGCGGCGGCGGCCGTGCTGCTGACGGCGCTGTGCAGAGACGTTCCGCGGAAGCGGGACGCCGTACCGGCACCGGCGCTGCCCCGGCGCCGCCGCGCCGCGGTCTTCCTGTCCGCCCTGAGCAGCAGTGACTTCCGCTGGGCCTTCATCGGCCGCGCCCTGATGGTGCTGGGCTACTTCTCGGTCGTCGGCTACCAGCTCTACATCCTCGACGACCACATCTCGCTGCCGAAGGGGCTGAGCGCGGCGGACGCCATGGCCGTCCTGACTCCGGTGTCGATGGCGGCGATGGCCGTCTCCACGATGGTCGGCGGTCTGCTCTCCGACCGGTGGAACCGGCGCAAGGTGTTCGTCGGTGTCTCGGCGGCGCTCGCGGGCGTCGTCATGGTGGTGCCCGTGGTCGCGCCGACCTGGCCGGGCATGCTCGTCTTCAGCACGCTCAACGGGCTGGCGTTCGGCTGCTTCATGGCCGTGGACACCGCCGTCGTCACCCTCGTCCTCCCTCGCGCGGAGGACGCCGCACGCGATCTGGGCGTGCTGAACATCGCCAACGCAGGCCCGCAGATCGTGGCGCCGTTCGTCGCGTCGGCCGTGGTCGCCACGCTCGGCGGCTACACCCCGCTGTTCCTGTTCGGCGGCGCGCTGTCGCTGCTCGGCGCGCTCGCCATCCTCCCCGTCCGCGGCGTGCGCTGA